One genomic segment of Streptomyces liangshanensis includes these proteins:
- a CDS encoding right-handed parallel beta-helix repeat-containing protein, with product MYRRIVPGLCGVALLAAGALTLPNVDLPSGSVATAASRTALAPAAKSAAEITAAAGATTPFVTVEAETGTLGGGARVRAIAPGATAPTGPTLEGEASGYSLVELKANGDSVTLPNNTGKAANTVVVRASIPDAPAGGGIDASLNLYVNGTFRQAIQLSSRQAWNYRNSTTTQDDPHGGGQAYRFYNEFPVWVTGAPIPAGSTIKLQKDSGNTAAVYDVDSVDLENVGPALTQPANSISVVSNGADPNFSKDSTVAIQTTVDAARTQKKSVWIPAGKYLTNSLVSKALDFTGVKVQGAGMWYTTLYRKAPLKPGTWHSQLTVGTGTTLTDFQVDTNAIWRGNDGTGGGDYGINSGGTGWLIDHIWTRHTDANWLSGTNGVVQNSRTADSYGDGFNINNANTPNPEKLGQNITVKNCFARNTGDDGFATYSDAGASGTNGQVTGAKILNNTAIAPWWANGIRIAGGKNVEVRNNLVNSASSNNALEISVYGDTGRPLESAAITGNVLNGGGGWNGLRTGVNIGSPGPTSLYPTAPTTVDMSDNVIHGSLTSGLRISGPRVNLTFTNNTIDRPAKQGVWVAKGVTGTATFTGNTVKNLFPGQVAQQNDSPSTFKITTN from the coding sequence ATGTACCGCAGAATAGTGCCTGGCCTGTGCGGCGTCGCACTCCTCGCCGCAGGCGCGCTCACCCTGCCGAACGTCGACCTCCCCAGCGGGTCCGTCGCAACGGCCGCGAGCCGCACGGCTCTCGCACCGGCGGCGAAGTCCGCGGCGGAGATCACCGCCGCGGCCGGTGCCACCACCCCCTTCGTGACCGTGGAGGCCGAGACCGGAACCCTCGGCGGCGGCGCGCGCGTCCGGGCCATCGCCCCGGGCGCGACGGCTCCGACCGGTCCCACCCTGGAAGGCGAGGCATCGGGTTATTCGCTCGTCGAGTTGAAGGCCAACGGCGATTCGGTGACCCTGCCGAACAACACCGGAAAAGCGGCCAACACCGTTGTCGTCCGCGCCTCGATTCCGGACGCGCCGGCCGGCGGCGGCATCGACGCCTCACTGAATCTTTACGTCAACGGCACCTTCCGCCAGGCAATCCAGCTGAGTTCCCGCCAGGCGTGGAACTACCGCAACTCGACCACAACCCAGGACGACCCCCACGGCGGCGGACAGGCCTACCGCTTTTACAACGAGTTCCCCGTCTGGGTCACGGGTGCCCCCATCCCGGCGGGCAGCACCATCAAGCTCCAGAAGGACTCGGGAAACACGGCCGCCGTCTACGACGTCGATTCCGTGGATCTCGAGAACGTCGGTCCCGCGCTGACCCAGCCGGCCAACTCGATCTCGGTCGTGAGCAACGGCGCCGACCCGAACTTCTCGAAGGATTCGACGGTCGCCATCCAGACGACCGTGGACGCCGCCCGGACGCAGAAGAAGTCCGTGTGGATCCCGGCGGGCAAGTACCTGACGAACAGCCTGGTGTCCAAGGCGCTCGACTTCACCGGGGTCAAGGTGCAGGGCGCCGGCATGTGGTACACCACGCTCTACCGCAAGGCCCCGCTCAAGCCCGGCACCTGGCACTCGCAGCTGACGGTGGGCACGGGCACCACACTGACGGACTTCCAGGTCGACACCAACGCCATCTGGCGGGGCAACGACGGTACGGGCGGCGGGGACTACGGCATCAACTCCGGTGGTACCGGCTGGCTGATCGACCACATCTGGACGCGGCACACCGACGCCAACTGGCTGTCGGGCACCAACGGCGTCGTGCAGAACAGCCGGACGGCGGACAGCTACGGTGACGGCTTCAACATCAACAACGCCAACACACCGAACCCGGAGAAGCTCGGCCAGAACATCACCGTCAAGAACTGCTTCGCCCGCAACACCGGTGACGACGGCTTCGCGACGTACTCCGACGCCGGCGCCAGCGGTACGAACGGCCAGGTGACCGGGGCCAAGATCCTGAACAACACCGCGATCGCGCCCTGGTGGGCCAACGGCATCCGGATCGCCGGCGGCAAGAACGTGGAGGTCAGGAACAACCTGGTGAACAGCGCCTCGTCGAACAACGCCCTGGAGATCAGTGTGTACGGCGACACGGGACGCCCCCTGGAGTCGGCCGCGATCACCGGGAACGTCCTCAACGGCGGTGGCGGCTGGAACGGCCTCCGTACCGGCGTGAACATCGGGTCCCCGGGGCCCACCTCGCTGTACCCGACCGCCCCCACGACCGTCGACATGAGCGACAACGTCATCCACGGGTCCCTCACCTCCGGGCTCAGGATCAGCGGGCCCCGCGTGAACCTGACGTTCACGAACAACACCATCGACCGCCCGGCCAAGCAGGGCGTCTGGGTGGCGAAGGGTGTGACCGGCACCGCGACCTTCACGGGCAACACGGTGAAGAACCTCTTCCCGGGCCAGGTCGCCCAGCAGAACGACTCACCGTCCACCTTCAAGATCACCACCAACTGA
- a CDS encoding peptidase inhibitor family I36 protein produces the protein MSVTRRALAAAGLAFGLVALSFSPAQASTWFLGPAPAGCQLGALCVYKDINFEAGGWGVANFHASNVDWTQTSNAYIAGNDSSWYNNGTPGGKTSVIVMTRPDLPNSGSPEFCLDRGWGNTWDLASNDAGRSNRWVFGPC, from the coding sequence ATGAGTGTGACCCGACGTGCCCTGGCGGCGGCAGGCCTGGCGTTCGGCCTCGTCGCGCTGTCCTTCTCCCCGGCCCAGGCCTCCACCTGGTTCTTGGGCCCGGCTCCCGCCGGGTGCCAGCTCGGCGCGCTGTGCGTCTACAAGGACATCAACTTCGAGGCCGGGGGCTGGGGTGTCGCCAACTTCCACGCCAGCAACGTGGACTGGACCCAGACCAGCAACGCGTACATCGCGGGGAACGACTCGTCCTGGTACAACAACGGCACACCGGGCGGCAAGACCTCGGTGATCGTGATGACCCGCCCCGACCTCCCCAACTCGGGCAGCCCCGAGTTCTGCCTCGACCGGGGCTGGGGCAACACCTGGGACCTCGCGTCGAACGACGCCGGCCGCTCGAACCGGTGGGTGTTCGGCCCCTGCTGA
- a CDS encoding TetR/AcrR family transcriptional regulator yields MGRNSDSRQRMVEAARQLIRERGYHGTALSDVVSRSAAPRGSVYYHFPEGKGQMAAEAAARHAQDQVEVINRAGDSASSAEDLVGTYFDLAREGMVGSNYQRGCAIAPLVIEASEESEGLHDASRRSFSAMVDGMAFQLIVHGVGNADARELAHAVMAGVEGAMVTSRALRSPQPFDAMRVALTDRARSLTAGARTPS; encoded by the coding sequence ATGGGCAGGAACTCGGACAGCAGGCAGCGGATGGTCGAAGCCGCGCGACAGCTCATCCGTGAGCGGGGCTACCACGGCACGGCGCTGTCGGACGTGGTGAGCCGGAGCGCGGCACCGCGCGGATCGGTCTACTACCACTTCCCGGAGGGCAAGGGGCAGATGGCCGCGGAGGCGGCCGCCCGGCACGCCCAGGACCAAGTGGAGGTGATCAACCGGGCGGGGGACTCCGCGTCGTCGGCGGAGGACCTCGTGGGTACCTACTTCGACCTGGCCCGTGAAGGCATGGTCGGCAGCAACTATCAGCGCGGATGCGCCATCGCGCCGCTGGTGATCGAGGCGAGCGAGGAGTCCGAGGGGCTCCACGACGCCAGTCGCCGCTCGTTCTCGGCGATGGTCGACGGCATGGCCTTCCAGCTGATCGTCCACGGGGTGGGGAACGCCGACGCGCGGGAGCTGGCGCACGCCGTGATGGCGGGGGTGGAAGGCGCCATGGTCACGTCGCGGGCGCTGCGGAGTCCGCAGCCGTTCGACGCGATGCGGGTGGCGCTGACCGACCGCGCCCGGAGCCTCACCGCGGGAGCCCGGACGCCGTCGTAG
- a CDS encoding tautomerase family protein: MPFVTIDLLRGKSPAYLESVSDAVHEALVEGLGMFPDDRFQVIHQLAPGELVFSRTFRGGPRSDDFIVFTITDGLDRGDEAKKAFYLALTRNLAASPGVRPADVFVKMLVTPPINFSFADGEAATDTTAREARERAALASTPTPAT, from the coding sequence ATGCCCTTCGTGACCATCGACCTGCTCCGGGGGAAGTCCCCCGCGTACCTGGAATCCGTCTCCGACGCCGTGCACGAGGCGCTGGTCGAGGGGCTGGGGATGTTTCCCGACGACCGCTTCCAGGTCATCCACCAGCTCGCGCCCGGTGAACTGGTCTTCAGCCGCACCTTCCGCGGCGGCCCGCGTTCCGACGACTTCATCGTCTTCACCATCACCGACGGCCTGGATCGCGGCGACGAGGCGAAGAAGGCCTTCTACCTCGCCCTGACCCGCAACCTGGCGGCATCCCCCGGCGTCCGCCCGGCGGATGTGTTCGTCAAGATGCTCGTGACCCCGCCGATCAACTTCTCGTTCGCGGACGGCGAGGCGGCCACGGACACGACCGCCAGGGAAGCGCGGGAACGGGCGGCTCTCGCCTCCACGCCGACACCGGCGACGTAA